A single region of the Aminivibrio sp. genome encodes:
- the panF gene encoding sodium/pantothenate symporter: MNNMDMILPLAVYLVLVFAVAVWGKRAAAKPSDAKGFLEEYFIGGRSMGGFVLAMAVITTYTSASSFVGGPGVAYKLGLGWILLAMIQVPTAFLTLGVLGKKFAIVSRKVNAVTITEYLRARYKNELVVVLASLAILVFFMASMLAQFIGGARLFQAVTGYPYLVGLIIFGITVVIYTAVGGFRAVVITDTIQGCVMICASAALLWAVVNAGGGMDRIMAVLRETDPALLTPTGPGNAIPRPFILSFWVLVGFAVLGLPQTTQKCLGFRDARSMNNGMIIGTFVVGFLMLTMHLVGALGRAVLPGIEVGDLAVPTITVKLLSPFWAGVFIAGPLAAIMSTVDSMLIISSAAIVKDLYHHHAVKKNLPVTPEKLGRMSLVVTAAIGAIVFLAALRPPSLLVWINLFAFGGLEAVFFWPTVLGLYWKRANAAGALLSMAAGCGTFIWFMIGKIQIGGTHQIVPSLAVALAVFILGSYIGKKPDDATLAAFWGGE; encoded by the coding sequence ATGAACAACATGGACATGATTCTGCCCCTGGCAGTATATCTCGTCCTCGTTTTCGCCGTCGCAGTGTGGGGAAAGCGGGCCGCCGCCAAACCGTCCGACGCAAAGGGCTTTCTCGAGGAGTACTTCATCGGCGGCCGGTCCATGGGGGGCTTCGTCCTGGCCATGGCGGTGATCACCACCTACACGAGCGCCAGCAGCTTCGTCGGCGGGCCGGGTGTGGCCTACAAGCTCGGCCTCGGCTGGATCCTTCTCGCCATGATTCAGGTGCCCACGGCCTTCCTCACCCTGGGCGTCCTCGGCAAGAAATTCGCCATCGTCTCCCGGAAGGTCAATGCCGTGACCATCACGGAATACCTGAGAGCCCGCTATAAAAACGAACTCGTGGTGGTGCTCGCCTCCCTCGCCATCCTGGTGTTCTTCATGGCCTCCATGCTGGCCCAGTTCATCGGCGGGGCGAGACTTTTCCAGGCAGTGACGGGCTACCCCTATCTCGTCGGGCTCATCATCTTCGGCATCACCGTGGTGATCTATACTGCCGTGGGAGGTTTCAGGGCGGTGGTGATCACCGACACCATCCAGGGGTGCGTCATGATCTGCGCCTCCGCGGCCCTGCTGTGGGCGGTCGTGAACGCCGGAGGCGGCATGGACAGGATCATGGCCGTTCTCAGGGAAACGGACCCAGCTCTTCTCACCCCCACAGGGCCGGGAAACGCCATACCCAGACCCTTTATCCTCTCCTTCTGGGTGCTGGTCGGCTTCGCCGTGCTCGGTCTGCCCCAGACCACCCAGAAATGCCTGGGCTTCCGTGACGCCCGGTCCATGAACAACGGCATGATCATCGGCACCTTCGTGGTGGGATTCCTCATGCTGACCATGCACCTCGTCGGGGCCCTCGGGAGAGCCGTCCTGCCCGGGATCGAGGTGGGCGATCTTGCCGTGCCGACCATAACGGTGAAGCTGCTGTCCCCCTTCTGGGCAGGAGTCTTCATCGCCGGCCCCCTTGCCGCCATCATGTCCACCGTGGATTCCATGCTCATCATTTCCTCTGCGGCCATAGTGAAGGACCTCTACCACCATCATGCGGTCAAAAAGAATCTCCCGGTCACGCCGGAGAAACTGGGACGGATGAGCCTGGTCGTCACGGCGGCGATAGGCGCAATAGTTTTCCTTGCGGCCCTCCGTCCTCCGTCGCTGCTGGTGTGGATCAATCTCTTCGCCTTCGGCGGACTGGAAGCCGTCTTTTTCTGGCCCACCGTGCTGGGACTCTACTGGAAACGGGCCAATGCCGCGGGGGCGCTGCTTTCCATGGCGGCGGGCTGCGGGACCTTCATCTGGTTCATGATCGGCAAGATCCAGATCGGAGGAACCCACCAGATAGTACCTTCCTTAGCGGTGGCCTTGGCCGTCTTCATTCTCGGGTCGTATATCGGGAAAAAGCCGGACGATGCGACTCTCGCCGCTTTCTGGGGAGGAGAATGA
- a CDS encoding YhdT family protein, whose translation MKFKEDSRYRRANREAVISIGMYVLFFAWWYFTAYGLGSGDPGEYTYVLGLPSWFFYSCIVGYIGISLLVWVVVRLFFSEDSIEGTDPEETGGSKG comes from the coding sequence GTGAAGTTCAAAGAAGACAGCCGGTACCGACGGGCGAACCGTGAGGCCGTCATATCCATCGGCATGTATGTCCTGTTCTTTGCATGGTGGTATTTTACAGCTTACGGTCTCGGCTCGGGAGATCCGGGGGAATATACCTACGTCCTCGGGCTGCCGTCGTGGTTCTTTTACAGCTGCATCGTGGGGTACATCGGCATTTCCCTCCTGGTATGGGTGGTGGTGCGCCTCTTCTTCTCCGAGGATTCCATCGAGGGGACCGATCCCGAAGAGACGGGAGGCAGTAAGGGATGA
- a CDS encoding 2-isopropylmalate synthase, whose product MTENHMVRIFDTTLRDGEQAAGINLNREEKLQVALRLAKMNVDIIEAGFPAASPGDFEAVKLIADTVKGPVIAGLARTRKEDIRSAAEAVRSAGRGRIHTFIATSPIHMEFKLKMTPEQVLGEVGQAVTYARSLVEDVEFSAEDASRSDTVFLAQVFRTAADCGASTLNIPDTVGYAVPEEFGAFVRAVIEATDRPGVTWSVHCHNDLGMAVANSMAAVRAGARQVECTVNGLGERAGNASLEEVVMGLRTRRDSYGCETFLDTTKLWDISSLVSRMTGFPVPPNKAVVGSNAFAHEAGIHQHGVLCNRETYEIMNPEDVGAPGSRLVLGKHSGKHAFRQRVEEMGFSLSEEKLTEAMALFKTLCDRKEIVTTEDLEAMINNEILSAAESRRIVLKTFLVQVGRGHGTATVTLEDGGREATDAATGNGPVDAAYRAIRRIVGIEPELENYSIRSVTEASDATGEARITLFFEGIRVSGRGAGTDVIEASIKAYIDGINRLFQKAVSKGVRLYGKNVG is encoded by the coding sequence ATGACGGAGAACCACATGGTACGGATATTCGACACCACTCTCCGGGACGGAGAACAGGCAGCGGGGATCAACCTGAACAGGGAAGAGAAGCTTCAGGTAGCCCTCCGGCTTGCGAAGATGAACGTGGACATCATCGAGGCCGGCTTTCCCGCTGCCTCCCCCGGCGATTTCGAGGCGGTGAAACTCATAGCCGACACGGTAAAAGGCCCTGTCATCGCCGGTCTCGCCCGGACCAGGAAGGAGGATATCCGCTCGGCCGCCGAGGCGGTCCGGAGCGCCGGAAGGGGTAGAATCCACACCTTCATCGCCACGAGTCCCATCCACATGGAGTTCAAGCTGAAGATGACCCCCGAACAGGTTCTCGGTGAAGTCGGGCAGGCGGTGACCTATGCCCGCTCCCTCGTGGAAGACGTGGAGTTTTCAGCCGAGGACGCGAGCCGATCCGACACGGTTTTCCTTGCCCAGGTCTTCCGCACGGCCGCCGACTGCGGAGCCTCCACCCTCAACATACCCGACACGGTGGGATACGCCGTTCCCGAGGAATTCGGCGCCTTCGTGAGGGCGGTCATCGAGGCAACGGACCGTCCCGGGGTGACCTGGTCGGTGCACTGCCACAACGACCTCGGCATGGCTGTGGCGAACTCAATGGCGGCCGTGCGGGCAGGAGCCCGGCAGGTGGAGTGCACGGTGAACGGCCTGGGGGAACGGGCCGGAAACGCGTCCCTGGAAGAAGTGGTCATGGGGCTTCGGACCAGGAGAGACAGCTACGGCTGCGAAACATTCCTGGACACGACGAAGCTCTGGGACATCAGCTCCCTGGTGTCGAGGATGACGGGATTCCCCGTGCCCCCCAACAAGGCCGTCGTCGGCTCGAACGCCTTCGCCCACGAGGCAGGCATCCACCAGCACGGCGTGCTCTGCAACCGGGAGACCTACGAGATCATGAACCCCGAGGACGTGGGTGCCCCGGGCAGCAGGCTCGTCCTGGGCAAACATTCGGGAAAGCACGCCTTCCGGCAGAGAGTGGAAGAGATGGGTTTCTCCCTCTCAGAGGAGAAACTCACCGAAGCCATGGCTCTCTTCAAAACCCTGTGCGACAGGAAGGAGATCGTCACCACAGAGGACCTCGAGGCCATGATCAACAACGAAATCCTCTCAGCTGCGGAAAGCCGCAGGATCGTCCTGAAGACCTTCCTCGTTCAGGTGGGACGGGGACACGGGACCGCCACGGTAACCCTGGAGGACGGCGGCCGGGAGGCCACGGACGCGGCCACGGGCAACGGGCCGGTGGACGCCGCCTACAGGGCCATCCGCCGCATCGTCGGCATCGAGCCGGAGCTGGAGAACTATTCCATCCGCTCGGTCACCGAGGCCTCGGACGCCACCGGGGAAGCGAGGATTACCCTTTTCTTCGAGGGAATCCGGGTTTCCGGCCGGGGAGCCGGCACCGACGTCATAGAAGCGAGCATCAAGGCATATATCGACGGAATCAACCGCCTCTTCCAGAAGGCGGTATCGAAAGGAGTGCGTTTGTATGGGAAGAACGTTGGTTAG
- a CDS encoding 3-isopropylmalate dehydratase large subunit → MGRTLVSAIIAAHSSQKAVEGEICQVKVDFAFANDITGAPAAAAFREMGAERVFDPERCALLPDHFTPNKDIASAEQTKNGREFAKEQGMLYWEVGRVGIEHAFLPEKGYILPGDIVLGADSHTCTGGALGALSTGVGSTDLAAVWALGETWLKVPPTIRVDFRGKRPGWVTGKDMILSLIGRISVQGARYMALEFGGEGIENLPMDDRFTIANMAVEAGAKTGVFVPDEKTIEYARSRAAREFTPRYPDSDAVYTRREIFDFDEMDPVAAMPHSPDNVKPVRECGSPEIDQVFIGACTNGRFRDVETAAKLMEGKKVAPNVRCIVIPASYEVYNAAMDKGYLRIFTEAGAVVCTPTCGPCLGGHMGILAAGERCVSTSNRNFVGRMGSPKSELILASPLTAAASAVTGRLTDPRDVMPEDFFKNLEGK, encoded by the coding sequence ATGGGAAGAACGTTGGTTAGCGCAATCATAGCGGCTCATTCGTCGCAGAAGGCCGTAGAGGGGGAAATCTGCCAGGTGAAGGTGGATTTCGCCTTCGCGAACGACATCACCGGGGCGCCTGCCGCGGCGGCGTTCCGTGAGATGGGGGCGGAAAGGGTGTTCGACCCTGAGCGGTGTGCCCTCCTCCCCGACCATTTCACCCCCAACAAGGACATCGCTTCGGCGGAACAGACCAAGAACGGCAGGGAGTTCGCCAAAGAACAGGGAATGCTCTACTGGGAAGTGGGCAGGGTGGGCATTGAGCACGCCTTCCTTCCCGAAAAGGGCTATATCCTCCCGGGGGACATCGTCCTCGGGGCGGACAGCCATACATGCACCGGCGGCGCCCTTGGCGCTCTCTCCACCGGTGTGGGAAGCACGGACCTCGCTGCCGTCTGGGCCCTTGGAGAAACATGGCTCAAGGTGCCTCCCACCATCCGGGTCGATTTTCGGGGAAAGCGCCCCGGGTGGGTGACCGGCAAGGATATGATCCTCTCCCTCATCGGACGCATCAGCGTCCAGGGAGCCAGGTACATGGCCCTCGAGTTCGGCGGCGAGGGAATCGAAAACCTGCCCATGGACGACAGGTTCACCATTGCCAACATGGCCGTGGAAGCCGGCGCCAAAACGGGAGTCTTCGTCCCCGACGAGAAAACCATCGAGTACGCCCGGTCGAGGGCGGCCCGGGAGTTCACACCCCGCTACCCCGACAGTGACGCGGTCTATACCCGCCGGGAGATCTTCGACTTTGACGAGATGGACCCCGTGGCGGCCATGCCCCACTCCCCCGACAACGTGAAACCCGTCCGGGAGTGCGGATCGCCCGAGATCGACCAAGTGTTCATCGGGGCCTGCACCAACGGCCGCTTTCGAGACGTCGAAACCGCGGCGAAGCTGATGGAGGGGAAAAAAGTGGCCCCCAACGTACGGTGCATCGTCATCCCGGCCTCCTACGAAGTCTACAACGCCGCCATGGACAAAGGGTATCTCCGCATCTTCACCGAGGCCGGAGCCGTGGTCTGCACTCCTACATGCGGTCCCTGCCTCGGAGGGCACATGGGCATTCTCGCCGCAGGCGAACGGTGCGTTTCCACCAGCAACCGCAACTTCGTGGGCCGCATGGGCAGCCCGAAGAGCGAGCTGATCCTCGCCAGCCCCCTCACCGCGGCCGCGAGCGCCGTTACGGGAAGGCTCACCGATCCGAGGGACGTTATGCCGGAAGATTTCTTCAAGAATCTGGAGGGGAAATAA
- a CDS encoding 3-isopropylmalate dehydratase small subunit, whose protein sequence is MTNSFSGKAWKYGDHIDTDVIIPARYLVSSDEAVLGKHCMEDIDKDFVRNMSKGDMIVAGENFGCGSSREHAPLAIKGAGCSCVIAASFARIFYRNAINVGLPIFECPEAAASIETGDEVAVDPVAGTIENRTKGVTFRVAPFAPFLQELISVGGLIPYARRRIEERRKRA, encoded by the coding sequence ATGACGAATTCTTTTTCAGGAAAAGCGTGGAAATACGGAGATCATATCGACACTGACGTGATCATTCCCGCCCGCTACCTCGTCTCCAGCGACGAGGCCGTACTGGGGAAACACTGTATGGAGGACATCGACAAGGACTTTGTCCGCAACATGTCCAAGGGCGACATGATCGTCGCCGGGGAGAATTTCGGCTGCGGTTCCTCAAGGGAACACGCCCCCCTGGCCATCAAGGGTGCCGGGTGCAGCTGCGTCATCGCGGCCTCCTTCGCCCGGATATTTTACCGGAACGCGATCAACGTCGGCCTTCCCATCTTCGAGTGCCCCGAGGCTGCCGCCTCCATCGAAACGGGGGATGAGGTGGCCGTGGACCCCGTCGCCGGGACCATCGAGAACCGGACCAAGGGAGTGACCTTCCGGGTGGCCCCCTTCGCACCCTTCCTCCAGGAGCTTATCAGCGTAGGCGGTCTCATCCCCTACGCCCGCAGGCGGATCGAAGAGCGGAGGAAGAGAGCATGA
- a CDS encoding isocitrate/isopropylmalate family dehydrogenase, which yields MSGKDYVVARIPGDGIGPEVIGETSRILEAAGRKHGFSLTWADYPFGADHYLKTGEILPASAVDEMSSMDALLLGAVGDPRVKPGILERGILLTIRFHFDQYVNLRPAKSYPRVPLPVAPKGGKGLDTLVVRENTEDFYIGIGSRTEKGTADFSLDTKRGLYSLEGNLRGTFSGGVEGAFQLGVASEPGVRRVVAYGCRAAKARGEEKITLASKSNALPQIYGFWEDIAKDETARHGVGLGIVNVDAMCYHLVRTPDLYGVVVAPNMFGDIVSDLLAGLAGGLGVAAGADIGDGLSMFEPIHGSAPDIAGTGKANPIAAILTGALLLEHIGERTAAKAVENSLTAFLAEAAPGDLPVEFGGQGTTRAVGEAILERIR from the coding sequence ATGAGCGGAAAGGACTACGTGGTGGCCCGGATTCCCGGAGACGGCATCGGCCCCGAGGTCATCGGCGAAACATCGCGGATCCTCGAGGCGGCGGGCCGGAAGCACGGATTTTCCCTGACCTGGGCCGACTACCCCTTCGGCGCCGACCATTACCTGAAGACAGGGGAAATCCTGCCTGCCTCCGCCGTAGACGAGATGAGTTCCATGGACGCCCTGCTCCTTGGTGCGGTGGGAGACCCCCGGGTCAAGCCGGGAATCCTCGAAAGGGGGATTCTCCTCACCATACGGTTCCACTTCGACCAGTACGTGAACCTCCGGCCTGCGAAGAGCTATCCCCGGGTTCCCCTTCCCGTGGCACCGAAGGGAGGAAAGGGGCTGGATACTCTCGTCGTCAGGGAGAACACGGAAGATTTTTACATCGGCATCGGCAGCAGGACGGAAAAAGGGACGGCGGACTTCAGCCTTGACACGAAACGGGGGCTCTATTCTCTCGAGGGTAATCTTAGAGGGACCTTCTCCGGAGGCGTGGAAGGGGCCTTCCAGCTCGGAGTGGCCTCCGAGCCGGGCGTCCGCAGGGTGGTAGCCTATGGATGCAGGGCGGCAAAGGCCCGGGGCGAGGAGAAAATCACCCTGGCGTCAAAGTCGAACGCCCTCCCCCAGATCTACGGTTTCTGGGAGGACATCGCCAAAGACGAGACAGCCCGCCACGGCGTGGGGCTCGGCATAGTGAACGTGGACGCCATGTGCTACCACCTGGTGCGCACCCCTGACCTGTACGGGGTGGTGGTGGCCCCCAACATGTTCGGCGACATCGTGAGCGACCTCCTCGCCGGGCTGGCCGGAGGCCTCGGGGTGGCCGCAGGAGCCGACATCGGCGACGGCCTTTCCATGTTTGAGCCCATCCATGGGTCGGCCCCGGACATCGCCGGGACGGGAAAGGCCAACCCCATTGCCGCCATCCTCACGGGGGCCCTCCTGCTTGAGCATATCGGGGAGCGGACCGCCGCGAAAGCCGTGGAGAACAGTCTCACCGCCTTCCTTGCGGAAGCGGCTCCCGGGGATCTTCCCGTGGAATTCGGCGGACAGGGAACGACCCGCGCCGTGGGAGAGGCCATACTGGAACGGATCCGGTGA
- a CDS encoding aldolase/citrate lyase family protein produces the protein MINHLKRKLAEGGVALGTFITLNCPDLVEIAGLAGFDYCIIDTEHGPGSPESIQHMIRAAELRGMAPIVRVTDTAPTTILRTLDVGAAGIQVPQVNSPETAENVVRSAKYFPKGDRGACLTRSSRYGFVPGMAEYFEEANRETLVVVHCENRQGLECLDGIAAVDGVDVIFVGPYDLSQSFGIPGQIYHTVMVDAVARALATAKKAGKPAGIFVGSVEEAKARIEQGFSYIAYSMDSLIFAEVCRNIVGGIRA, from the coding sequence GTGATCAACCATCTGAAGCGGAAACTTGCCGAGGGCGGGGTCGCGCTCGGGACCTTCATCACCCTCAACTGCCCCGACCTCGTGGAAATCGCTGGGCTCGCAGGGTTCGACTATTGCATCATCGACACGGAGCACGGCCCAGGGAGCCCCGAATCCATCCAGCACATGATCCGGGCCGCGGAGCTCCGGGGAATGGCCCCCATCGTCCGGGTGACCGATACGGCGCCCACCACCATTCTCCGAACCCTCGACGTGGGGGCGGCGGGAATCCAGGTGCCCCAGGTGAACTCTCCCGAAACGGCGGAGAACGTGGTCCGGTCAGCCAAGTATTTTCCGAAGGGCGACCGGGGGGCGTGCCTCACCAGGTCGTCCCGGTACGGCTTCGTTCCCGGCATGGCGGAGTACTTCGAGGAGGCCAACCGAGAGACCCTGGTGGTCGTCCACTGCGAAAATCGCCAGGGGCTTGAATGCCTTGACGGCATTGCCGCCGTGGACGGCGTGGACGTCATATTCGTCGGTCCCTACGATCTCTCCCAGTCTTTCGGCATTCCGGGGCAGATTTATCATACCGTGATGGTCGACGCCGTGGCCAGGGCCCTGGCCACGGCGAAAAAAGCGGGAAAGCCTGCGGGGATCTTCGTGGGGTCGGTGGAGGAGGCAAAGGCCAGGATTGAACAGGGGTTTTCCTACATAGCCTACAGCATGGACAGCCTGATCTTCGCGGAAGTCTGCAGAAACATTGTCGGGGGGATTAGGGCCTGA
- a CDS encoding isocitrate lyase/PEP mutase family protein yields the protein MKTSKQLRTLLERPGAVVVPGVYDSLSARICEMAGFEAVFHSGYGTAAVRLGQPDIGLLTLTEMAAQLKSITRAVRIPVLGDSDNGFGNAVNADRTVREYIWAGAAGLFMEDQVSPKRCGHMEGKQVISREEMMGKLRAAIDARNELDPDVVIMYRTDAIHVTGFEDALDRAKAAVAAGVDMVFVEALETREQMERAVKEIGVPLMLNLIEGGKTPLVPVKEAEAMGFKMIVPALSALFAAARGMYEVMTQIRKEGVSEGYLDRLFTFREFAELVRLDEIREMEEKYIPPSVLEEKYRGKKKIVE from the coding sequence ATGAAAACGTCAAAACAGCTGAGAACCCTCCTCGAACGACCCGGCGCTGTTGTTGTTCCAGGGGTGTATGACTCGCTGAGCGCCAGGATCTGTGAAATGGCAGGTTTCGAAGCGGTCTTCCATTCCGGGTATGGAACGGCGGCTGTCAGGCTTGGTCAGCCTGACATCGGCCTGCTGACCCTCACCGAGATGGCCGCCCAGCTGAAATCCATCACCCGGGCGGTGAGAATTCCCGTCCTTGGCGACTCCGACAACGGCTTCGGCAATGCCGTGAACGCCGACAGGACCGTCCGGGAGTACATCTGGGCCGGAGCGGCGGGCCTCTTCATGGAGGACCAGGTGTCTCCCAAGCGCTGCGGCCACATGGAGGGCAAGCAGGTCATCTCCAGGGAGGAGATGATGGGGAAGCTTCGGGCAGCCATCGACGCACGGAATGAACTTGACCCCGATGTGGTGATAATGTACAGGACGGACGCCATCCACGTCACGGGATTCGAGGATGCCCTCGACCGGGCGAAAGCTGCGGTTGCCGCCGGTGTCGACATGGTCTTCGTGGAGGCCCTGGAGACCCGGGAGCAGATGGAACGGGCCGTGAAGGAAATCGGCGTGCCCCTCATGCTCAACCTCATCGAGGGGGGGAAGACTCCTCTCGTTCCCGTAAAGGAAGCGGAGGCCATGGGCTTCAAGATGATCGTTCCCGCCCTGTCGGCCCTGTTCGCTGCCGCGAGGGGTATGTACGAGGTAATGACGCAGATCCGGAAAGAAGGCGTCTCCGAGGGGTATCTTGACCGGCTCTTCACCTTCAGGGAGTTCGCCGAACTGGTCCGGCTGGACGAAATTCGTGAAATGGAGGAGAAGTACATTCCACCGAGCGTCCTGGAGGAAAAATATCGGGGGAAGAAGAAAATCGTCGAGTAA
- a CDS encoding TRAP transporter large permease encodes MLSFSMVVLLLVGVLFMGLPVAFSLGGTSLMLIALFDLPMKIVGATIFSSLDSFTILSIPLFVLMSQILLDGRIGDDLFDVMNAWVRHLPGGLAIATILACAFFAAITGSGAATAATIGMVAYPAMIERGYDKKFTLGLLAAGGTLGILIPPSIPLILYGSITEESVGKLFIAGVVPGLLLTAFFVVYAVYKSRRGGFTPMEKASWGERLRITRKNFWGILLPFIIIGGIYTGVFTPTEAAAVGLVYGLFITLVVYRTLKLSDIPAICLRSVTTSCMIAIIIAGAVLFGRVMTLLMIPQKLTELIISNNFSVLMFILAMNVLMMILGCVLETVSIVLLTMPLVTPILHALGIDPIWYAIVVTVNMTLALITPPVGMNLYVINSLRKDIRMSDIISGVFPFLVIMIFFLILVIAFPGMSTWLPSVMH; translated from the coding sequence ATGCTGAGCTTTTCCATGGTGGTACTCCTGCTCGTCGGCGTTCTCTTCATGGGGCTCCCGGTGGCCTTTTCCCTCGGGGGCACATCCCTTATGCTCATCGCTCTCTTCGACCTTCCCATGAAGATCGTGGGGGCGACCATTTTCTCGTCCCTGGACAGTTTCACCATCCTCTCCATTCCTCTCTTCGTCCTCATGAGCCAGATCCTTCTCGACGGACGGATCGGGGACGATCTTTTCGACGTCATGAACGCCTGGGTACGGCATCTTCCCGGAGGACTCGCCATCGCCACGATCCTCGCCTGCGCCTTCTTTGCCGCCATCACGGGCTCGGGAGCGGCCACGGCGGCCACCATCGGCATGGTGGCCTACCCCGCCATGATCGAACGGGGATATGACAAGAAATTCACCCTCGGTCTTCTCGCGGCCGGAGGGACCCTGGGCATTCTCATACCGCCGAGCATCCCCCTGATCCTCTACGGCTCTATCACGGAGGAATCCGTCGGCAAGCTCTTCATCGCCGGTGTCGTTCCCGGTCTTCTGCTGACCGCTTTTTTTGTGGTGTACGCCGTTTACAAGAGCCGGAGAGGCGGGTTCACTCCCATGGAAAAAGCATCGTGGGGCGAACGGCTTCGGATCACCAGGAAAAATTTCTGGGGAATTCTCCTTCCCTTCATCATCATCGGCGGCATCTATACCGGGGTCTTTACACCCACGGAGGCGGCGGCGGTGGGACTGGTGTACGGGCTCTTCATCACCCTGGTGGTGTACCGAACGCTGAAGCTCAGTGACATTCCGGCCATCTGCCTCCGGTCCGTGACCACATCCTGCATGATCGCCATTATCATCGCGGGCGCCGTGCTCTTCGGCAGGGTCATGACCCTGCTGATGATTCCCCAGAAGCTCACGGAACTGATCATCAGCAACAACTTCTCGGTCCTCATGTTCATCCTCGCCATGAACGTCCTGATGATGATCCTGGGGTGCGTCCTGGAGACGGTGTCCATCGTCCTCCTCACCATGCCCCTGGTCACCCCCATTCTTCACGCCCTGGGCATCGACCCGATCTGGTACGCCATCGTGGTGACGGTGAACATGACGCTGGCCCTCATCACGCCGCCGGTGGGAATGAACCTCTACGTAATCAACAGCCTCAGGAAGGACATCCGGATGAGCGATATCATCTCCGGGGTTTTCCCCTTCCTTGTGATCATGATTTTCTTCCTCATACTCGTCATCGCGTTCCCCGGAATGAGCACCTGGCTTCCCTCGGTCATGCACTGA
- a CDS encoding TRAP transporter small permease subunit, producing the protein MFKIIRNAVEKGNLILGYVSGLGILLMGLVLFYEVVCRYFFRSPTIWAQEMSIYLFMWTMLAGGAYTLQEGKHVRIDLVIEHLSLRTQHFLEMITSVAGMIFCAVITWQAYEMIVASIGYNKVSATLLRVPMWIPQMALLLGFALLTLQFAIIIVDRFNSVFGKHEEGQSC; encoded by the coding sequence ATGTTCAAAATCATTCGCAACGCTGTGGAAAAGGGCAACCTGATCCTCGGGTACGTCAGCGGTCTCGGCATTCTCCTCATGGGGCTCGTGCTCTTCTACGAGGTGGTCTGCCGGTATTTCTTCCGGTCCCCCACAATCTGGGCCCAGGAGATGTCCATCTATCTCTTTATGTGGACCATGCTCGCCGGGGGAGCCTACACTCTCCAGGAAGGCAAACACGTCCGTATCGACCTCGTGATCGAGCATCTTTCCCTCCGCACCCAGCACTTCCTGGAGATGATAACCAGCGTGGCGGGGATGATCTTCTGCGCGGTCATCACATGGCAGGCCTACGAGATGATCGTGGCCTCCATAGGCTATAACAAGGTTTCGGCGACCCTTCTCCGGGTGCCGATGTGGATTCCCCAGATGGCCCTCCTTCTCGGGTTCGCCCTCCTGACCCTCCAGTTCGCCATCATCATCGTCGACCGCTTCAACTCCGTCTTCGGAAAACATGAGGAGGGACAGTCATGCTGA